In Rosa rugosa chromosome 4, drRosRugo1.1, whole genome shotgun sequence, the genomic stretch AAATGTTAAGCAATAACAAAAGTTCGAACAAAAATACCAAAGATACTAATAGCAACAGTATTGGTGACTTGGTGAGTGATCTTTTTAAACATAGAAATACAAAATAAACTAAAAACTACCTATTACAATACATGTCAAGGTCGAGCATAAGCTTTTCTAGAATTTACGAGCTATATGTATTGTAGTTTAGCTCTGCTCGGTTATTTTTATTGAGCTCATGCTCGACTCATTTTTATCTGGATTCCAACCCTAACCTCTCAGCATCCActgtaagaaaaaaaaagttttactTGTATGTAGACAGTAAGTTTAGGTAGGTGCTGGTTAAGCCTAGCCCTATAGGCCTCGAAAAGTCTTCACTCTTCACAGGCTTCATCCGGCAATTAAGTGCAAAACGGAGAATGGTAATAAAGTGAAGCAGATGCTCCCGTGGGTCCCATTCCAATTAAAACATCACCAGTAGTTACAGTTTTACTCCAACCATTTTCACCCAAAACAAAACCTCCCAACCTGCCTCGTACAAGAACTGGTAGCACGCAGATATTACATGCACCCACGGCCATTGTATCACTCCACAGGGTCACACGCctttctcactctctccctctctctctctctctctgctgtgGCGCTCATAAAGCAACACTCCCTcactccttcttcttcttcttctctctctctctctctcgatttcATTTTCCGGTGAGCAGTGGTGGTGCCGTACACACTCTCACCGACTTGACTTGCGAGTTGGGAAGATGTTCTACTCTCACAGCCTCCTTGCTCGCAAAGAGCCGCTCGGCCAAATCTGGTATAAAAGTACTCGATCCTTCTCTGTTTACATGCAAcgtcatttttctttctttatagaTAGACTCTGCATCTTCTCTCTTCGAAAATGcaatgctctctctctctctttgtttcaATTATTTCTTCATAgattctctctctgtttttatgTATGCTAATTAAGGATGGCCGCCACCATGCACGCTAAGATGAACCGCAGGAATCTCAACCAGATCGACCTCATCAGAATCTGGTATACCAACTCCCTCCCTCTAACTCTtcgttttcatttttcaatttcgaCCGTACATATCTGGTGTTGATGCAATTTTGATTTTGCAGCGAAGAGATTCTGAATCCAAGAGCTCCTATGGCTCTCCGACTCTCCAGTATTCTCATGGGTATACAACTTCCACTTATTTACAGTACTCACTCTCTTTAATCTCAATTTGCCTCTCTCTGCTTCCATCATCCTATAACCACCTCTGTTTTCAGGTGGAGTCGTCATCGTCTACGAACGTAAAGTGAAGCTCCTATTCGGtactcttctccttcttcctttttttgttgttgaaatttTTACAAAATCAATCTTGTGTTCCAACGATTTCTGacgtttgttttgaatttccaCACAGATGATGTGCACCGTCTTctggtaatttcaatttttctcaaCCATTTTTGGTTTCCCTTATTATTCTGTGTTAACTTAATTTAATCGATTCCAATTTTGTGTTCCAAGGATGAATTAAACGAAGCATGGAAGAAGGTGAAATCCAACACAGACTCCACTATCCTCCCCAAACGGAGAGCTCAGGCCAAGTCAGTACAACGCTGCGTTTCTTTGTGTTTAGGGAGGAGAGGGGTAGAATTGTCAATTCCTGAATTTCACTGTGGGTTTTTGCAGGAAAGAAGCAATAACTCTGCCTGAGGCTGAGCATCAAGATACTGATCTTGTTGGTGACATCGAGCAGTCTCTTGATTTCTCTCACCATGCCACGCTTTTCCAGCAGCAAACCGGCTATTTTCTCATGGTAAATGACCTTAATGGGCTCTACTTTCCTGGAGATTCCTCTAGTTCTGTAAAGGGTATTTTTGTGAATCAGTAGCAGCTACGGCTAGTATGTGTTTGTTTGCTTTTAATATTGAACTGAAACACACCATCGGTGGGTTAATTGTCCCCCAACACCTCTTTAACTCCCATTTTGTTTTATCTTAATGAATGCCTGAGAAAGTTTTCCGGCCGGCTATAGTGAGATTAGCCTGGTAATGGAgctgtttatatttttttaactcGTCGATGGTGCATCAAagatgtttgatgaaatgcccGAATGAGCGCATTTAGACTTTAAAACGACTCGTAGtttgtttttttaataatttgcCATGATTACTCTTAATAAGAGATTACTTTGAAACTCTATAGTGAAGAAAAGTAGTTGAATAGAAGCACGTCTCCCTCTCTCTTAGATTTACCCACTCGGTAGTCCTTTTATTACAAGTTCTGATGCACCATGGCTCACCCTTATGCTGACCTAGCTACTACAGaaagaataaataaacttgTTTCCACTATTGTGCCTAGTATGAAATGCATACAGAAACTTGATGAAATCATTGCAATATCTCATGGCTACCCTATCTCTTTCTGTGCTTGCAGCAACTGGATAGTGTAGATGTGGGAGAACCACTTAACGATAATGCAGCAGAGGGAGATCAACCTCAGAACTTACATCAAGGTCCTTCCTTTCTTATTCATTTAGTCTGCCTTCTTCAGTTACCTTTAATTGTGACCACACATATCCATAATCTGTTCATCTGCTAACTTACCCCACCCCTCTCTCTCGCATTCAGCTGATCCTGAGGATATCACATTGCCTAAATGTTATGATCCATCAGATGCACATGCAGATTTGTTCAACCCTCGCTTTGAGAGGTGAATCATTACCACAATACAGTATAGATAaacttttgatttttgattacCATTCCTGAAGGTTGAGGAAAACAAAGTGTTCATGCTTTTGTGTTTCCATGTGCCTTTTTCATTGGAGTTTGCAAACTCTGCGCCCAGCTAATTTTATGCCCTTTCATTCCTGTTATAACAGATACTTAATCAGTCTGTTGCAAGAATTATTCTTATTTATCTCTTTGGATGATATGGCAGATTTGAAATTGAGGGATATGACGTAGACCTCACATCAGGAGAGCCCACACATATTCGACCACCTTCTCCAAATTATCTAATACCTTCTCCACCTCGTCAAGACCAGCGTCAGGAAGGACAGCAGGCTAATaatgtgtttgatgaaatggtGCAGATGCAGGATGTTCAAGAGAATGCTCAACCGAGGCAGAGGCCTATAAggaggagaaagagaaaaacaCCTGCCTCTGTAATGGATAATGATCAACCAATCCATCCTGGACATGTGTACCAATCTTGGCTTCAAGATACTTCAGATATAgtttcaagaagaagaagaaaccaaaaggTTTGTCCTGAATTCCAAGTATATCCTTCAGTGGAGGAGTTAAGCATACTCATATGTACATTCCATGCACTGTCCTCATTATGTTCTTTTTTTGCAGCCCAAGAACATAATGTCTACTATGAAGATTGGTAAACTCATGGAGCAGCCAGCTAGTGTTCTCATGGGTCGTTTATTTAAACCTGGAAGTGGAGAAACATATTACCCAGCTCCTCTCTTAGAGCTATTCAAGGAAAAACATACCCATGACTCACCTTCTGGTCAGTATCATAGTTCGTAATTCGAGAACTTTGACATGAATAATTCAAGTAACAGAAAGAGGGCCTCAATTATGGTTTTGTTTGCAGCATTCACCTCGCCACCTCTGCCTCCAGAACCATCATCATGGTCACCACCTGGAAGACAAACTTATCAAGACCTGGTGACATATTTAAGCCAATACAGCTACTTTTACTTTTCTTATTTTTCAGGAAATTATAACAAGTTTATGTCTGACAAGTTATAATATTTTAAATGTGAAGCCTGTTGAAGATTTTCTTAGTGGAGGTGGCTCCCAATCATTTGCAACTCCCACGGAACAGATACGAACAAATTTAGTTAACAATGACCGACAACATGAAGTGCTGGATGATCTGCGAGCCAATCTTATTGGCAAGAGAGGAGCTGATGCCAACCTGGCAACACCAAGGAATTCTGGTATATATATAATCTCTCTTGATCTCACATCTCTAATATTAAAGCATTTATGTTAAAAGTATGTACAGTAATGGCTAACTCATTTTTGCTTACAGGAGATGAAAGAAGATCCGTCCTGAGCTCCTTGTCTGGGAAGGGAGTTGACAAAAACAGTTCAGAAGTCAATTCAGGACGGTTAGCAAATCTTTTACCCGAATCTATAAgaactttttatttattaatttaattttttcttcagTGTACTTGTGGTTGGAGTACTGATGGTCACAGATCCAACAGGAAAAGGCGTTATTCATCTAAACATAGCAACGATGGACTTGAACCAGTGTCGGAGGATAATGGATATCATCACTCTGATCCAAACTTCAAGGTATCAAGGTTATCTGGAAATGGCCCAACACCTGAGCAAGGTAAAATTTACCTGTTGATGCAGCATAGTAGCTATGGGTTTATAACTGCAATCTTTATTTTTGGAGATTTCAATGACCGTCATGTCTATTTTTGCAGAACTATTGATGGAAACTGGACCGACACAGACACAACAACCTATCATCAATCAGCCACTGGAAAAAGTGACTGATGCAATTCGAATGTATGTTTGTCTTGCACGTCT encodes the following:
- the LOC133745988 gene encoding sister chromatid cohesion 1 protein 1-like, yielding MFYSHSLLARKEPLGQIWMAATMHAKMNRRNLNQIDLIRICEEILNPRAPMALRLSSILMGGVVIVYERKVKLLFDDVHRLLDELNEAWKKVKSNTDSTILPKRRAQAKKEAITLPEAEHQDTDLVGDIEQSLDFSHHATLFQQQTGYFLMQLDSVDVGEPLNDNAAEGDQPQNLHQADPEDITLPKCYDPSDAHADLFNPRFERFEIEGYDVDLTSGEPTHIRPPSPNYLIPSPPRQDQRQEGQQANNVFDEMVQMQDVQENAQPRQRPIRRRKRKTPASVMDNDQPIHPGHVYQSWLQDTSDIVSRRRRNQKPKNIMSTMKIGKLMEQPASVLMGRLFKPGSGETYYPAPLLELFKEKHTHDSPSAFTSPPLPPEPSSWSPPGRQTYQDLPVEDFLSGGGSQSFATPTEQIRTNLVNNDRQHEVLDDLRANLIGKRGADANLATPRNSGDERRSVLSSLSGKGVDKNSSEVNSGRKRRYSSKHSNDGLEPVSEDNGYHHSDPNFKVSRLSGNGPTPEQELLMETGPTQTQQPIINQPLEKVTDAIRMELKCHFEIPGGPQVESLNNLTAGMNRRGAALLFYQTCVLATRDFVKVKQNAPYEDILMTRGPKM